In Rhizobium sp. CIAT894, the genomic window GAAAACAAACTGCATTGGGTGCTCGACGTCCAGTTCCGCGAGGATGCCGCCAGAAACAGAAAGGATCACGGGCCGGCAAACATCGCACTGCTGCGCAAGATCGCCCTCAACCTCATCCGATCCCACCCAGATAAGGCATCCATCCGACGCAAAATCAAAAAGGCGGGATGGGACGATCAGTTCCTTATCTCCCTTATCGCTCATATGCGATAGCCCTGCCCCACAAGGGGGGAGATCGGCTGGGGGCACCCTCTCGTCCGAACCAAACGCTGCAGATCGCCGCCGCCTGGCACGCGGTCAAGATTTCGCGACGCCGGTGAAACTTGCCGATCTCCCCCCTTGTGGGGGTCCGAAGGACGGGTCGAGACCCGCGGCTCGACCCCGGGCCCGGCAGGGCAGAGGGGGGTATCTTTCGGCATACGCGGACTCCTCATATCACCGTCCGCGCCCGTAGCGCCGCCGCCAGCGTGCCCTCGTCGAGATAGTCGAGCTCGCCGCCGACCGGCACGCCATGCGCCAGGCGGGTTATCTTCACCTCAAGCCCCTGCAACTGATCGGTGATGTAATGCGCCGTCGTCTGACCCTCGACGGTGGCATTGACCGCGATGATCAGTTCGCGGATGCCGCCTTCGCCGATCCGGTCGATCAGCCCGCGTATATTGAGATCGTCGGGCCCGATCCCGTCGAGCGGCGACAAGGTGCCGCCGAGCACGTGATAGGCGGCGTTCATCGCGCCCGCCCGCTCCAGCGCCCAGAGGTCCGAGACATCCTCGACGACGATGATGACGGACTGGTCGCGCTGGGTATCGGTGCAGACGGTGCAGGGGTCGACCGTATCGACATTGCCGCAGCGCGAGCAGATCTTTACCTTGTCATAGGCCTCGCCCATCGCATTCGACAGCGGCCCCAGCAACTGGTCCTTCTTCTTGATCAGATGCAATGCCGCCCGGCGCGCCGAGCGCGGCCCGAGGCCCGGCACCTTCGCCAGAAGCTGGATGAGTTTTTCGATTTCGGGGCCGGTGACTCGTTTTGCCATGCGCCGTTCTTAACTGATATGGAGCGGAAACGGAATCGCGGAAGGATCGGCCACCCCATGAAAATCCTGGCTCTCTGCATCGGCAATCCGGAAAGGCTGGCCGGCAAGAGTTACAAGACCGGCATCTTCAAACATGCCGTCAACGGCGCGGTGATGATCGATGCCGAAGGGCTGGTCGGCGATGCCATCTGCAACCGCAAACATCACGGCGGCGTCGATCAGGCGGTTTATATCGAGGGATCGCTGACGCTCGACTGGTGGAGCAGGGAGCTCGGCCGGCCCTACGAGCCCGGCACCTTTGGCGAAAACATAGTGATCACGGATCTCGACAATCGCGACGTTGCCGTCGGCGACCGCTTCATATCAGGCGATCTCGTCCTCGAAGTCACCGCCTGCCGTATCCCCTGCGCCACCTTCGCCGCCAGGATGAACGACCAGCAATTCGTCAAACGCTACACCGTCGCTGCCCGCCCGGGGATCTATTGCCGCGTGATCAGAGGCGGCGTAGCCAAGGCCGGAATGCCGGTGGAGCATCAGGCGTTTGTTGGAGAGAAAGTCTCGATGCCGGAACTGATGAGAACCTTCGGTCGGCGGCTTTCAGAGCCGAACCGGGCGCGATATCTCGCGTCACCGATCCACTATAAACTGCGAGCGTTGTTGGAAGCCGAAACATAGGGGTGCCGGCTATCAGAACGGCAGCTTGAAGCCGGGCGGGATCGGCAGGCCGGCGGTCAGCGCTTTGGTCTTTTCGGCGGCGAGCGCCTCGGCCTTGTCCTTGGCGTCCTTGTGGGCGGCGACGATCAGGTCTTCGAGGATCTCGACATCGTCTTCCTTGAACAGCGACGGGTCGATCTTCAGGCTCTTCAGCTCGCCCTTGCCCGAGATGACGACGGTGACGAGGCCGCCGCCCGCCTTGCCTTCGGCCGTGAGCTCGGCGATTTCCGCCTGCATCTGCTCCATCTTGGCCTGCATTTCCTTGACTTTGCCCATCATGCCCATGATGTCGCGCATCGTCTCGCTCCTTGTTGAACCTTCAGAATTCTATGTCGTCGCCGGGCAGAATGTCGCCTTCTTCGGATTCGGCGGCGGCCGGCGCTTTCGCCTCGCCTTCCTCTTCCGGTTCCGGCGCCCGCACGCGCACGTCGATGATTTTTGCGCCTGGGAAATGCGCCAGGATCGCCGCCACGTCGGGGTCCTGGCGGGCATCGATGACATGCTGTTCCCGGGTCCTGGCCTCCGCCTCCACCATCGTCGGCCCGCCTTCTTCGCGGCTGGTGCTGACGATCCAGTGGATTCCGGTCCATTCCTTGAGCTTGACGGCGAGTTCGTTGAGCAACGTCGTCGGAGCGCCCTCGGTGAGGTTCACATCCAGCCGACCGGGCTCGAGGCGGACCGGCCGCACGAAGTTGCGCACCAGGGCCTTCAATTTGACATCCCGCTTGTCGCCCGCGAGGTCGACGATATCGGCGATGGAATTGATGCGCACGAGCGGCTTCGGAGCCTCTGCGGGCCTGGCCTCGGTGCGGCCGATATTCTGTGGCTCCGGATTGGGTACGGCGCGCAACATGGCGGTCGGCCCAGAGGGCTGCAGCCGTGGTGTTGGCTCCGTTGCACGTGCCGCGACACTGCTTTGATAGGGCACCCGCGTGCCGCCGCCGGAAGGCGGCGATGAGGGCCGTGAGCCGCCATTGTCGCCGGAAAGATCGGCAAGCCGCCGTGCCGCATCCTCGGGCGCCGGCAGATGCGCCGCATGCGCAAGCCGGATCAGCACCATTTCGGCAGCCCCTGCCGTCCGCGACGAGCCTTCGGTTTCGGGAATGCCCTTCAGCAGCATCTGCCAGATGCGCGACAGCGTCGTCACCGCAACGCCTTTGGCAAATTCCGCCGCCTTGGTGCGCTCGACTTCGCTGAGCGAGGGATCGTTTGCCGCATCCGGCACATATTTCAGCCGCGTCACCAGATGGGTGAAATCGGCAAGATCGGTCAGCACCACCACCGGATTGGCGCCGGCCTCGTACTGGTTCTGGAATTCGCCGAGGGCAGCGGCGACATCGCCCTTGACGACATGCTGGAAGAGATCGACGATCCGGGCGCGGTCGGCAAGGCCGAGCATGCCGCGTACGGCTTCCGCCTGCACGGCGCCGGCGCCATGGGCGATCGCCTGGTCGAGCAGCGACAGGCCGTCGCGCGCCGAGCCTTCGGCGGCGCGTGCGATCATCGCCAGCGCGTCGCCTTCCGCCTCGATGCCTTCCTTGGCCGCGATCGTCGTGAACAACCCGACGAGGTCGGAGGCG contains:
- the recR gene encoding recombination mediator RecR, with translation MAKRVTGPEIEKLIQLLAKVPGLGPRSARRAALHLIKKKDQLLGPLSNAMGEAYDKVKICSRCGNVDTVDPCTVCTDTQRDQSVIIVVEDVSDLWALERAGAMNAAYHVLGGTLSPLDGIGPDDLNIRGLIDRIGEGGIRELIIAVNATVEGQTTAHYITDQLQGLEVKITRLAHGVPVGGELDYLDEGTLAAALRARTVI
- a CDS encoding MOSC domain-containing protein, encoding MKILALCIGNPERLAGKSYKTGIFKHAVNGAVMIDAEGLVGDAICNRKHHGGVDQAVYIEGSLTLDWWSRELGRPYEPGTFGENIVITDLDNRDVAVGDRFISGDLVLEVTACRIPCATFAARMNDQQFVKRYTVAARPGIYCRVIRGGVAKAGMPVEHQAFVGEKVSMPELMRTFGRRLSEPNRARYLASPIHYKLRALLEAET
- a CDS encoding DNA polymerase III subunit gamma/tau, translating into MSETERQSKDAASTGTGYRVLARKYRPKDFTDLMVGQEPMVRTLTNAFETSRIAQAYMLTGVRGVGKTTTARILARALNYKTSEIDKPTIDLRVPGEHCQAIMEGRHVDVIEMDAASHTGIDDIREIIEQVRYRPVSARYKVYIIDEVHMLSTQAFNGLLKTLEEPPEHVKFIFATTEIRKVPITVLSRCQRFDLRRISASDLVGLFTTIAAKEGIEAEGDALAMIARAAEGSARDGLSLLDQAIAHGAGAVQAEAVRGMLGLADRARIVDLFQHVVKGDVAAALGEFQNQYEAGANPVVVLTDLADFTHLVTRLKYVPDAANDPSLSEVERTKAAEFAKGVAVTTLSRIWQMLLKGIPETEGSSRTAGAAEMVLIRLAHAAHLPAPEDAARRLADLSGDNGGSRPSSPPSGGGTRVPYQSSVAARATEPTPRLQPSGPTAMLRAVPNPEPQNIGRTEARPAEAPKPLVRINSIADIVDLAGDKRDVKLKALVRNFVRPVRLEPGRLDVNLTEGAPTTLLNELAVKLKEWTGIHWIVSTSREEGGPTMVEAEARTREQHVIDARQDPDVAAILAHFPGAKIIDVRVRAPEPEEEGEAKAPAAAESEEGDILPGDDIEF
- a CDS encoding YbaB/EbfC family nucleoid-associated protein, with translation MRDIMGMMGKVKEMQAKMEQMQAEIAELTAEGKAGGGLVTVVISGKGELKSLKIDPSLFKEDDVEILEDLIVAAHKDAKDKAEALAAEKTKALTAGLPIPPGFKLPF